The segment TCTACTTTCATTTCAAATACCTTTATTCTTAAAAAGCTTTTTATGCCTATTCGCCGTTTTTACGAATTTCAATATAGGAGTTGGTCGCTCCGGGAACGCTGCCTCTGATGAAAAGCACATTCGATTCTGTATCTACCCGTACCACTTTCAGATTCTTGATCGTTACACGGTCGTTGCCCATACGGCCGGCCATGCGCATACCTTTGAAGACGCGGGAAGGATCGGAGCTTCCGCCGATGGAACCGGGTGAGCGCGGGCGATCCGACGCGCCGTGCGTCGTTTCATTGATACCGCTGAAACCATGACGTTTGACAACGCCCTGAAATCCTTTGCCTTTGGAAATACCGATGATCGTAACTTTTTCCCCTTCTTCGAACATGTCCATTTTCACTTCCGCACCGAGTTGAATTTCGGAAATGTTAAAATCTTTGAATTCCCTGAAAATTTTCGG is part of the bacterium genome and harbors:
- a CDS encoding 50S ribosomal protein L3, with product MSGMIGRKIGMSNIFDESGNIVPVTLVETVPNIVTQIKTKEKDGYEAVQLAVGSKSAKHTTKAMQGHSKNANLTERFPKIFREFKDFNISEIQLGAEVKMDMFEEGEKVTIIGISKGKGFQGVVKRHGFSGINETTHGASDRPRSPGSIGGSSDPSRVFKGMRMAGRMGNDRVTIKNLKVVRVDTESNVLFIRGSVPGATNSYIEIRKNGE